A genomic region of Haliotis asinina isolate JCU_RB_2024 chromosome 1, JCU_Hal_asi_v2, whole genome shotgun sequence contains the following coding sequences:
- the LOC137283544 gene encoding uncharacterized protein produces MLDAVLPFNVYLLIFTVVQGVPMEVYTNGANKVIKDLITLGVDAEECTSIVYEVKACQDHGLSLLDTNGAELVEYLIGGWYNGRSRLVIRPTNGYREFGTPSILHCDEYRWFWAFWGNGNISYGKGKTIGINKIFDVTDPTGGSVRRLGLKGFNGMAHRIRLGETCEGGFRSVSGKWTNGLIEDNMKTDYLTCARRCFLHAKCGMFSHRESQASCALFDRTTSSFTLISDSGWKSWKMRYCNV; encoded by the exons ATGTTGGACGCCGTACTGCCTTTCAATGTGTACCTCCTCATTTTCACAGTTGTCCAAG GTGTTCCTATGGAGGTCTACACAAATGGAGCCAATAAAGTGATCAAAGACTTGATCACTTTAGGTGTCGATGCTGAAGAATGTACAAGTATAGTGTACGAGGTGAAGGCCTGCCAGGACCATGGTCTCAGCCTCCTTGACACCAACGGGGCAGAACTCGTTGAGTATTTGATCGGTGGTTGGTACAATGGTAGATCCAGACTAGTTATCAGGCCAACTAACGGGTACAGGGAATTTGGCACACCCTCCATCCTGCACTGTGACGAATACAG ATGGTTCTGGGCATTTTGGGGCAATGGAAATATTTCTTATGGAAAAGGCAAAACGATTGGAATCAATAAAATCTTCGATGTAACAGATCCGACAGGCGGCTCTGTCAGACGATTAGGCCTGAAAGGTTTCAATGGCATGGCTCACCGAATCCGTTTAG GAGAAACCTGCGAAGGGGGATTTCGCAGTGTCTCGGGCAAGTGGACCAACGGTCTCATTGAGGATAATATGAAAACAGACTATCTAACCTGTGCCAGAAGATGCTTTCTACACGCCAAGTGTGGAATGTTCAGCCACAGAGAAAGCCAAGCGAGTTGTGCATTATTCGACAGAACGACGTCCTCTTTCACACTGATTTCCGACTCTggctggaaatcgtggaaaatGCGGTATTGCAATGTTTAA